From the genome of Vibrio navarrensis, one region includes:
- the aspS gene encoding aspartate--tRNA ligase codes for MRTHYCGHLNKSLAGQTVELCGWVNRRRDLGGLIFIDMRDREGVVQVVVDPDMADAYEIASQLRNEFCIKLTGEVRARPESQINAEMATGEVEILAKGLEIINRSDVLPLDFNQKNSEEQRLKYRYLDLRRPEMSDRIKLRAKASSFVRRFLDTNGFLDIETPVLTKATPEGARDYLVPSRVHKGNFYALPQSPQLFKQLLMMSGFDRYYQIVKCFRDEDLRADRQPEFTQIDIETSFMTSDEVRAMTEKMIREMWLELLNVDLGEFPVMPYSEAMRRFGSDKPDLRNPMELVDVADLLKEVDFKVFSGPANDEKGRVAVLRVPGGAALTRKQIDEYTSFVSIYGAKGLAWLKVNDLAAGMEGIQSPVAKFLSDDIVAEIIERSGAQSGDIILFGADKANVVAEAMGALRLKVGKDLAITNESAWAPLWVVDFPMFESDGEGNVAAMHHPFTSPLNMTPEELKANPEGALSNAYDMVLNGYEVGGGSVRIHDAKMQAAVFDLLGIEAEEQKIKFGFLLDALKFGTPPHAGLAFGLDRLVMLLCGTENIRDVIAFPKTTAAACLMTDAPSLANAAALEELAISVTLAKEKSAE; via the coding sequence ATGCGTACCCATTACTGTGGTCACCTGAACAAGTCCCTTGCAGGACAAACTGTAGAGCTATGCGGCTGGGTTAACCGCCGTCGTGATTTAGGCGGTCTGATTTTTATCGATATGCGAGATCGCGAAGGTGTCGTTCAGGTAGTCGTCGATCCGGATATGGCGGACGCGTACGAGATCGCAAGCCAACTGCGTAATGAATTCTGTATCAAACTCACGGGTGAAGTTCGTGCGCGCCCAGAGAGCCAAATCAATGCGGAGATGGCAACGGGTGAAGTGGAAATCTTGGCCAAAGGCCTTGAGATCATTAACCGCTCTGACGTGCTGCCATTGGACTTCAACCAGAAAAACTCAGAAGAGCAACGTCTGAAATATCGCTATTTGGACCTGCGTCGTCCAGAAATGAGTGATCGCATTAAACTGCGTGCCAAAGCGTCGAGCTTTGTTCGCCGTTTCCTCGATACCAATGGTTTCCTTGACATCGAAACGCCAGTGCTGACCAAAGCGACGCCGGAAGGTGCGCGAGACTACTTGGTGCCAAGCCGAGTGCACAAAGGTAACTTCTATGCGCTGCCTCAATCACCACAGTTGTTTAAACAGCTGCTGATGATGTCTGGGTTTGACCGCTACTACCAAATCGTCAAATGTTTCCGTGACGAAGATTTGCGTGCAGACCGCCAGCCTGAATTTACTCAGATCGATATTGAAACGTCATTCATGACGTCAGATGAAGTGCGTGCCATGACGGAGAAAATGATCCGTGAAATGTGGCTGGAGTTGCTGAACGTTGATTTGGGCGAGTTCCCAGTGATGCCTTACAGCGAAGCGATGCGCCGTTTTGGTAGTGATAAGCCAGACCTACGTAACCCGATGGAATTGGTTGACGTCGCTGATCTGCTCAAAGAAGTAGATTTCAAAGTCTTCTCTGGCCCGGCGAACGATGAAAAAGGTCGTGTTGCAGTTCTGCGCGTTCCTGGCGGTGCGGCTTTGACGCGTAAACAAATCGATGAATACACATCATTTGTGTCTATCTACGGTGCGAAAGGCTTGGCATGGCTGAAAGTCAATGATCTTGCCGCTGGCATGGAAGGTATTCAATCTCCAGTGGCCAAATTCCTTTCTGATGACATCGTCGCTGAGATCATTGAGCGCTCGGGCGCGCAATCTGGCGATATCATCCTATTTGGCGCCGATAAAGCCAACGTGGTTGCCGAAGCGATGGGCGCGTTGCGTCTGAAAGTGGGTAAAGATCTTGCTATCACTAACGAGTCCGCTTGGGCGCCGTTGTGGGTGGTGGATTTCCCAATGTTTGAGAGTGATGGTGAAGGCAATGTTGCAGCAATGCACCACCCATTTACCTCACCGCTTAACATGACGCCAGAAGAGCTGAAAGCCAACCCAGAAGGTGCGTTATCTAACGCATACGACATGGTTCTAAACGGCTACGAAGTGGGTGGCGGTTCAGTGCGTATTCATGACGCGAAAATGCAAGCTGCCGTGTTTGATCTACTGGGCATTGAAGCCGAAGAGCAGAAAATCAAATTTGGCTTCCTTCTAGATGCGTTGAAATTTGGTACACCGCCTCACGCAGGTTTGGCGTTTGGTCTGGATCGTCTGGTGATGTTGCTGTGTGGTACGGAAAACATCCGTGACGTGATTGCCTTCCCGAAAACCACTGCGGCAGCGTGTCTGATGACCGATGCGCCAAGTCTTGCTAATGCGGCGGCGTTGGAAGAGCTGGCGATTTCGGTCACGCTAGCAAAAGAGAAAAGCGCTGAGTAA
- the ruvC gene encoding crossover junction endodeoxyribonuclease RuvC, giving the protein MSIILGIDPGSRVTGYGVIRQNGRHLYYLGSGCIRTSEKDLPGRLKQIYAGVSEIITQFQPDAFAIEQVFMAKNADSALKLGQARGSAIVAAVNAELPVYEYAARLIKQAVVGNGGADKVQVQHMVQHMLKLPAKPQADAADALGVAICHANTNKTLIALAGQATSAKKGRYR; this is encoded by the coding sequence ATGTCTATTATTCTTGGGATTGATCCGGGTTCGCGTGTCACGGGATACGGTGTGATTCGTCAGAATGGCCGCCATCTTTACTACCTTGGCAGCGGTTGTATTCGCACTTCGGAAAAAGACCTGCCCGGTCGGCTGAAACAGATTTACGCTGGGGTAAGCGAAATCATCACTCAGTTCCAACCGGATGCGTTTGCCATTGAACAAGTCTTTATGGCAAAAAACGCCGACTCCGCGCTGAAACTGGGTCAAGCCCGGGGGAGTGCGATCGTGGCCGCGGTGAATGCAGAGCTGCCAGTGTATGAGTATGCGGCGCGTCTAATTAAACAGGCCGTGGTGGGCAATGGTGGCGCAGACAAGGTGCAAGTTCAGCACATGGTGCAGCATATGCTCAAGTTACCTGCTAAGCCGCAGGCGGATGCGGCAGATGCGTTGGGGGTGGCGATTTGTCACGCCAATACTAATAAGACATTGATTGCATTAGCAGGCCAAGCAACCAGTGCCAAAAAAGGTCGTTATCGCTGA
- the ruvA gene encoding Holliday junction branch migration protein RuvA encodes MIGRLRGILLEKQPPEVLIEVNGIGYEVQMPMSCFYELPHVGEEAVIYTHFVVREDAQLLYGFNTVKERALFREVIKANGVGPKLGLAILSGMTASQFVASVEREDISTLVKLPGVGKKTAERLVVEMKDRLKGWGAGDLFTPFTDAAPADIGAAASSNAEDEAVSALLALGYKPVQASKVVAQVAKPDMTSEQVIREALKSMI; translated from the coding sequence GTGATCGGACGTCTTCGCGGCATTTTGCTGGAAAAACAACCCCCTGAAGTTTTGATAGAAGTTAACGGTATCGGCTATGAAGTGCAGATGCCGATGAGCTGTTTCTACGAGTTGCCTCATGTGGGTGAAGAAGCCGTGATTTATACTCATTTTGTGGTGAGAGAAGACGCGCAACTGCTGTACGGTTTTAACACGGTCAAAGAGCGTGCTTTGTTCCGTGAAGTAATTAAAGCCAATGGTGTAGGGCCAAAACTGGGTCTGGCCATTTTGTCCGGCATGACGGCCAGCCAATTTGTCGCGTCGGTTGAGCGCGAAGATATCTCGACCCTTGTGAAGCTGCCGGGTGTTGGCAAGAAAACCGCAGAGCGGTTGGTGGTTGAGATGAAAGATCGCCTCAAAGGGTGGGGTGCTGGCGATCTCTTTACCCCATTCACCGATGCCGCACCAGCAGATATCGGCGCGGCAGCAAGCAGTAACGCTGAAGACGAAGCGGTAAGCGCGTTGTTAGCGCTGGGCTACAAACCTGTTCAAGCGTCGAAAGTTGTCGCACAAGTGGCTAAACCGGACATGACCAGCGAGCAGGTGATCCGCGAAGCGCTGAAATCCATGATCTAA
- the ruvB gene encoding Holliday junction branch migration DNA helicase RuvB produces the protein MIEADRLIAPENPTFRDEDVIDRAIRPKKLADYQGQDHVRDQMEIFIKAAQLRSEALDHLLIFGPPGLGKTTLANIVANEMGVNIRTTSGPVLEKAGDLAALLTNLEENDVLFIDEIHRLSPMVEEVLYPAMEDYQLDIMIGEGPAARSIKIDLPPFTLIGATTRAGSLTSPLRDRFGITQRLEYYKIPDLQNIVQRSASCLNLSMDAEGALEVARRARGTPRIANRLLRRVRDYAEVKGDGHISAEVADLALNMLDVDSQGFDYMDRKLLLAIMEKFSGGPVGLDNMAAAIGEEKDTIEDVLEPYLIQQGYLQRTPRGRIATDRAYLHFGIEK, from the coding sequence ATGATTGAAGCAGATCGTTTAATTGCACCGGAGAACCCTACATTTCGTGACGAAGATGTGATTGATCGCGCCATTCGTCCCAAGAAACTGGCAGATTACCAAGGCCAAGATCATGTGCGTGACCAGATGGAAATCTTTATCAAAGCGGCCCAGTTGCGCAGTGAAGCGTTGGATCACTTGTTGATTTTTGGTCCTCCGGGCTTGGGGAAAACCACCCTGGCTAACATCGTCGCCAACGAAATGGGCGTGAATATTCGTACTACTTCTGGGCCTGTGTTAGAAAAAGCGGGAGACTTGGCCGCGCTGCTGACCAATCTCGAAGAGAATGATGTGCTATTTATTGATGAAATTCATCGTCTTAGCCCAATGGTTGAAGAGGTACTCTACCCGGCGATGGAAGATTATCAACTTGACATCATGATTGGTGAAGGCCCAGCGGCGCGTTCGATCAAAATCGATTTGCCGCCTTTTACTCTGATTGGCGCGACCACGCGAGCGGGCTCCCTTACCTCACCGCTACGCGATCGCTTCGGTATCACTCAGCGCCTTGAGTACTACAAAATTCCTGACTTGCAAAATATCGTGCAGCGCAGTGCCAGTTGTTTGAATCTCTCAATGGATGCAGAAGGTGCGCTGGAAGTGGCGCGACGCGCACGTGGTACTCCGCGTATTGCCAACCGTTTGTTAAGACGTGTACGAGATTACGCCGAAGTGAAAGGTGATGGGCACATTTCGGCTGAGGTTGCGGATCTTGCGTTGAATATGCTGGATGTCGATTCGCAGGGCTTCGACTATATGGATAGAAAGCTGCTGCTCGCTATCATGGAGAAATTCTCTGGTGGCCCTGTCGGGTTAGACAACATGGCTGCTGCGATCGGTGAAGAAAAGGATACGATTGAAGATGTACTTGAGCCGTATCTCATTCAACAAGGTTATTTACAAAGAACACCCAGAGGCCGGATCGCAACAGATAGGGCTTATCTCCATTTCGGAATAGAAAAATAA
- the cydA gene encoding cytochrome ubiquinol oxidase subunit I has translation MIDVVDLSRLQFALTAMYHFLFVPLTLGMAFLLAIMESLYVMTDKQIYKDMTKFWGKLFGINFALGVATGLTMEFQFGTNWSYYSHYVGDIFGAPLAIEALIAFFLESTFVGLFFFGWDRLSKRQHLAVTWLVALGSNFSALWILVANGWMQNPVGAEFNFETMRMEMVSFAEVVLNPVAQVKFVHTVASGYTTGAMFILGISAYYLLKGRDIAFARRSFAIAASFGMAAILSVIVLGDESGYELGEVQKVKLAAVEAEWHTEPAPAAFTLFGLPNQDAMHTDYAIKIPYVMGIIATRSFDEQVTGLRDLRDQHVDRIRNGMYAYELLEKLRAGDKSSANMAAFDEVKGDLGYGLLLKRYTDKVTDATEEQIQAAADDSIPTVWPLFWSFRIMVACGFIMLFVFGAAFVQTCRQKIEQKKWILKAALFSIPLPWIAVEAGWFVAEFGRQPWAVGEILPVNVAASALSAGEIWTSLFAILALYTVFLIAEVYLMVKFARKGPSSLKTGRYHFEQNADSVVDKVSRQVEA, from the coding sequence ATGATTGACGTAGTTGATCTATCGCGGTTGCAGTTTGCGCTGACAGCGATGTATCACTTCCTGTTCGTACCTCTGACTCTGGGCATGGCTTTTCTGTTAGCCATCATGGAATCACTGTACGTAATGACCGATAAGCAGATCTATAAGGACATGACAAAGTTCTGGGGTAAGCTGTTCGGGATTAACTTTGCTCTAGGTGTGGCTACTGGCCTAACCATGGAGTTCCAGTTCGGTACCAACTGGTCTTACTATTCGCACTACGTAGGTGACATTTTTGGTGCACCTCTCGCGATAGAAGCCCTGATTGCCTTCTTCTTAGAATCCACTTTTGTTGGTCTTTTCTTCTTCGGTTGGGATCGTCTATCTAAACGTCAACACCTAGCGGTGACCTGGTTGGTGGCCTTAGGTTCTAACTTCTCTGCATTGTGGATTCTCGTGGCGAATGGTTGGATGCAAAACCCAGTGGGCGCAGAGTTCAACTTCGAAACCATGCGTATGGAGATGGTGAGCTTTGCTGAAGTAGTGCTTAACCCGGTGGCTCAAGTGAAATTCGTCCATACCGTGGCTTCTGGTTACACCACTGGCGCAATGTTCATCTTAGGCATCAGTGCTTACTACTTGCTTAAGGGCCGAGATATCGCTTTTGCTCGCCGCTCTTTTGCTATTGCCGCTTCGTTTGGTATGGCCGCTATCCTCTCTGTTATCGTGCTTGGCGATGAATCAGGCTATGAGCTTGGTGAAGTGCAGAAAGTGAAACTAGCCGCTGTTGAAGCAGAGTGGCACACAGAGCCAGCGCCTGCCGCTTTCACGCTGTTTGGTCTGCCGAATCAGGATGCGATGCATACCGATTACGCCATCAAGATCCCTTATGTGATGGGTATTATTGCCACGCGTTCATTTGATGAACAAGTGACGGGCTTGCGTGACTTGCGTGATCAGCACGTTGACCGTATTCGTAACGGCATGTACGCCTATGAATTGTTGGAAAAACTGCGCGCTGGCGATAAATCATCTGCCAATATGGCGGCTTTTGATGAGGTCAAAGGTGACTTAGGCTATGGCTTGTTGCTGAAACGCTACACAGACAAAGTGACCGACGCGACAGAAGAGCAGATCCAAGCGGCTGCAGATGATTCTATCCCAACGGTTTGGCCACTGTTCTGGTCATTCCGCATCATGGTTGCTTGTGGTTTCATTATGTTGTTCGTGTTTGGTGCCGCGTTTGTACAAACCTGTCGTCAAAAGATCGAGCAGAAGAAATGGATACTCAAAGCGGCGCTGTTCAGTATTCCGCTTCCTTGGATTGCAGTCGAAGCGGGCTGGTTCGTGGCTGAATTTGGTCGCCAGCCTTGGGCCGTCGGCGAAATCTTACCTGTCAATGTGGCGGCCTCTGCGCTGAGCGCTGGCGAAATCTGGACATCGTTGTTCGCTATTTTGGCGCTCTATACCGTGTTCTTAATCGCAGAAGTTTACCTCATGGTGAAGTTCGCCCGTAAAGGCCCAAGCAGCCTGAAAACAGGTCGTTATCACTTCGAACAAAATGCAGACTCTGTTGTAGACAAAGTCAGTCGTCAGGTCGAAGCGTAA
- the ybgE gene encoding cyd operon protein YbgE, producing the protein MNKLAEQIATLHEPFDRTWLKAFTLVLGFVHVGLVMWEPHAYATAIGGFNVLIGPALIWAVCSSMVYGVGFTPKNWYWQLLFSPYFSIPILLFLTALHIL; encoded by the coding sequence GTGAATAAACTAGCAGAACAGATCGCGACACTGCATGAACCGTTCGACAGAACGTGGCTGAAAGCATTCACGCTAGTGCTTGGTTTTGTTCATGTTGGTTTAGTGATGTGGGAGCCTCACGCCTACGCAACTGCAATCGGCGGTTTTAATGTGCTGATTGGCCCAGCGCTCATTTGGGCGGTGTGTTCGAGCATGGTGTATGGTGTTGGGTTTACGCCGAAAAATTGGTATTGGCAGCTCTTGTTTAGCCCCTATTTTTCAATCCCAATTCTGCTGTTTTTAACCGCTTTACACATTTTGTAA
- the cydB gene encoding cytochrome d ubiquinol oxidase subunit II, producing the protein MFDYEILRLIWWVLIGVLLVGFAITDGFDMGVGALVPVIGKNDNERRVMINSIAPHWDGNQVWLITAGGALFAAWPLVYATSFSGFYLAMIVTLAALWLRPIGLDYRSKIEDAKWRNTWDICISISGFVPPVIFGVAFGNLLQGVPFQLSEFLMPTYHGSFFGLLNPFALLCGLVSLFMILMQGATWLQMKTTDAVHVRARNVAQLTGVLTALAFVAAGFWIQSIDGYVIVGSIDTMAASNPLNKEVVRQAGAWMNNFEAYPLLWAAPALGVLMPLLAVVASRLEKGALAFLASSLGNAGVIFTAGFAMFPFIMPSDLMPSHSLTMWDATSSELTLNLMTGVAFVMVPIILAYTAWSYYKMFGRLDSKFIEDNKNSLY; encoded by the coding sequence ATGTTTGATTACGAAATCTTGCGATTAATCTGGTGGGTACTGATTGGTGTACTACTCGTTGGTTTCGCAATTACCGATGGATTCGATATGGGGGTGGGTGCGCTCGTCCCTGTGATTGGCAAAAATGACAATGAACGCCGCGTGATGATCAACTCGATCGCGCCACACTGGGATGGTAACCAAGTTTGGCTTATCACCGCTGGTGGTGCCCTGTTTGCCGCTTGGCCACTGGTTTACGCGACCTCGTTCTCTGGTTTCTACTTAGCGATGATCGTGACGTTGGCCGCGCTATGGCTTCGTCCGATTGGTCTGGATTACCGCTCAAAAATTGAAGATGCCAAATGGCGCAACACTTGGGATATCTGTATCTCGATCAGTGGTTTTGTGCCGCCTGTCATTTTTGGTGTTGCGTTTGGTAACTTACTGCAAGGCGTACCATTCCAACTGAGTGAATTCTTGATGCCAACCTATCATGGTTCATTCTTTGGTCTGCTGAATCCGTTTGCATTGCTTTGTGGCTTGGTGAGCTTGTTTATGATCCTGATGCAAGGTGCGACTTGGCTGCAAATGAAAACCACAGATGCGGTTCACGTTCGTGCGCGCAATGTTGCACAACTGACTGGTGTGCTGACAGCGCTTGCTTTCGTGGCAGCAGGCTTTTGGATCCAGAGCATTGACGGTTACGTCATCGTTGGCAGCATCGATACCATGGCCGCTTCAAACCCACTGAATAAAGAAGTGGTTCGTCAAGCGGGTGCTTGGATGAACAATTTTGAAGCTTATCCACTGCTATGGGCTGCACCAGCGCTGGGTGTACTGATGCCTTTACTGGCGGTGGTTGCTTCTCGTCTTGAAAAAGGGGCCTTGGCGTTCTTAGCTTCAAGCCTAGGGAATGCGGGTGTGATCTTTACGGCTGGATTTGCCATGTTCCCATTCATCATGCCATCGGATCTGATGCCAAGTCACAGCTTAACGATGTGGGATGCGACTTCATCTGAGTTGACACTGAATTTGATGACGGGCGTTGCCTTTGTGATGGTGCCGATCATTTTGGCCTACACTGCGTGGTCGTACTACAAAATGTTTGGCCGCTTAGACAGCAAATTCATTGAAGACAACAAAAACTCACTTTACTAA
- a CDS encoding methyl-accepting chemotaxis protein encodes MNPATLWRQFFVPSQSEWTSAQQRQADILSLFTFIAFLVGVYSLIKWSKHGSESLVITSIALIALELLAAFCLKWFKNPTLALNLGFVGMTLHALNIIYQSGGVVDSTQTYWVPLLVVAFFLSATRAMALTWSGIVIAISAIMTYQHIAGTPFPHLTLSAGETRVEIWSGTILPLVVICIAQAFTARQRDNAIEGAERAKAQSEAVALQAKEGEKNLSTVLAHATTNTNQLNIVSQALESQSTTLDSQVTQLNLNCESQASAAEQMSQQVHQMAQGVEESGRFVQELRQKSELVHHQAEKSSELLNASTEAISQILESHEQIMKVADLITSVAEQTNLLALNAAIEAARAGEQGRGFAVVADQVRELSSQSSHSAVEIRNLLDRSEQEVKHGQHVIHSSAERMAEIIDQVTTISSDVNSLADIMSQQMTALNELDQASSEVASGVVNTKSISEIVAANGTQLRQQVDTVRQLTSQLEQVVSKI; translated from the coding sequence ATGAATCCAGCCACCTTATGGCGTCAGTTTTTTGTTCCCTCGCAAAGCGAGTGGACAAGCGCTCAGCAGCGGCAAGCTGACATCTTATCTCTCTTTACGTTCATCGCGTTTCTCGTTGGCGTTTACAGTTTAATCAAGTGGAGTAAGCACGGCAGCGAAAGCCTGGTCATCACGTCAATCGCGTTAATCGCACTCGAGTTGCTGGCTGCATTTTGTCTCAAGTGGTTTAAAAATCCGACCTTAGCCCTCAACTTGGGATTTGTCGGTATGACGCTGCATGCGCTCAACATCATCTATCAAAGTGGTGGCGTGGTGGATTCGACCCAGACCTATTGGGTCCCGCTGTTGGTGGTGGCTTTTTTCCTCTCAGCGACACGCGCTATGGCGCTCACTTGGAGTGGCATTGTCATCGCGATTTCCGCCATCATGACTTATCAACATATTGCAGGAACTCCCTTTCCCCATTTAACTTTATCCGCTGGAGAAACACGTGTAGAGATTTGGTCGGGAACCATTTTGCCGCTGGTGGTGATTTGTATTGCTCAGGCGTTTACTGCCCGACAGCGTGACAATGCGATTGAAGGGGCTGAACGGGCGAAAGCGCAAAGTGAAGCGGTGGCTTTGCAAGCGAAGGAGGGTGAGAAAAACCTGTCGACTGTGCTGGCGCATGCCACTACCAATACCAACCAGTTGAACATCGTTTCTCAAGCGCTGGAAAGCCAATCGACAACGCTTGATAGTCAAGTCACTCAACTGAATCTCAACTGTGAGTCGCAAGCCAGTGCCGCAGAGCAAATGAGCCAGCAAGTACACCAAATGGCGCAGGGGGTTGAGGAATCGGGCCGTTTTGTGCAAGAGCTGCGGCAAAAGAGTGAGCTGGTACATCATCAAGCTGAAAAAAGCTCAGAGCTGCTTAATGCCTCGACAGAGGCCATTAGCCAGATCTTAGAAAGCCACGAACAGATCATGAAAGTGGCGGATTTGATCACCTCAGTTGCGGAGCAAACCAATCTATTGGCGTTGAATGCGGCGATTGAGGCGGCGAGAGCGGGTGAACAAGGCCGCGGGTTCGCTGTGGTTGCCGATCAGGTACGTGAACTCTCTTCGCAAAGCAGCCACTCGGCTGTTGAGATCCGAAATTTGCTTGATCGCAGTGAGCAGGAAGTGAAGCATGGCCAGCATGTGATTCACTCCAGTGCCGAGCGAATGGCTGAGATCATCGACCAAGTGACAACGATTTCCTCTGACGTGAACAGCTTGGCCGATATCATGAGTCAGCAAATGACGGCGCTTAACGAGTTGGATCAAGCCAGTAGCGAAGTAGCGTCAGGCGTAGTGAACACGAAAAGTATTTCTGAAATTGTCGCGGCGAATGGCACGCAACTAAGGCAGCAAGTTGACACGGTTCGTCAGTTAACGTCCCAGTTAGAACAAGTCGTCTCAAAAATCTGA
- the cydX gene encoding cytochrome bd-I oxidase subunit CydX, protein MWYFAWILGVLLACAFGIINALWLEHSEMMDKDSE, encoded by the coding sequence ATGTGGTATTTCGCATGGATTCTCGGTGTACTGCTTGCTTGTGCATTTGGCATCATCAACGCTCTTTGGCTAGAGCATTCAGAAATGATGGACAAAGACAGTGAATAA
- the cmoA gene encoding carboxy-S-adenosyl-L-methionine synthase CmoA: MNPKSNPDTIFSAPIDKIGDFTFDERVAEVFPDMIQRSVPGYSNIISAIGMLAERFVKPHSKVYDLGCSLGAATLSMRRHIKQEGCQIIAVDNSPAMVERCKLHINAYRSDTPVEVIEADIRDIDIENASVVVLNFTLQFLVPADRRALLEKIYQGLRPGGILILSEKYVFEDKVSNELLIDLHHDFKRANGYSELEISQKRSAIENVMRPDSIAVHKARFAEIGFSSFEVWFQCFNFGSMFAIK; the protein is encoded by the coding sequence ATGAACCCCAAAAGCAATCCAGATACTATTTTTTCGGCTCCAATCGATAAAATTGGGGATTTCACCTTTGATGAGCGTGTTGCCGAAGTCTTTCCGGACATGATCCAGCGTTCGGTGCCGGGTTACAGCAACATCATCTCTGCCATCGGCATGCTGGCTGAGCGCTTCGTCAAACCGCACAGCAAGGTGTACGATCTGGGCTGCTCACTAGGGGCCGCGACCTTATCAATGCGCCGCCACATCAAACAAGAAGGGTGTCAAATCATCGCGGTCGATAACTCACCTGCGATGGTCGAGCGTTGCAAACTGCATATCAACGCTTATCGCAGTGATACGCCTGTTGAAGTCATTGAAGCGGACATTCGCGACATTGATATCGAAAACGCCTCTGTGGTGGTACTCAACTTCACTTTACAATTTTTAGTGCCCGCCGACAGAAGAGCGCTACTGGAAAAAATCTATCAGGGGCTACGCCCAGGCGGCATTTTGATCTTGTCGGAAAAATACGTGTTTGAAGACAAAGTCTCGAACGAACTGCTGATCGACTTACACCATGACTTCAAACGCGCCAACGGTTACAGCGAACTGGAAATCAGCCAAAAACGCAGTGCCATTGAAAACGTGATGCGCCCAGATTCTATCGCAGTGCACAAAGCACGTTTCGCTGAAATTGGCTTCTCCAGTTTCGAAGTGTGGTTTCAATGCTTTAACTTTGGCTCAATGTTTGCCATCAAATAG
- a CDS encoding DUF72 domain-containing protein has protein sequence MNKLPIRLGLTMWSHNQWQQSFYGSGTKPAQRLEKYAQVFHTVEGNTTFYATPNASTVSNWSAATHDEFRFTFKLPKAITHQQMLQGCQAMLADFLHIMAPLHARIGQWTIQLPAAFAPEYLPRLQRFCQLFPRDFPLGVEVRHPAFFAKGDDEKRLNHWLMEAGIDRIIMDSRPVFAAAPTSDAVIDAQQKKPRVPVHAIATAHHPMIRFIGHPDLEANLPFFQPWLTKLPQWISEEKQPYVMIHTPDNILAPELALKLYQQLQQMVQLPDLANFPANDNQPQISMF, from the coding sequence ATGAATAAACTCCCTATTCGACTCGGCTTAACGATGTGGTCGCACAACCAGTGGCAACAGAGCTTTTATGGATCCGGCACTAAGCCTGCGCAGCGATTGGAAAAGTATGCGCAAGTCTTTCACACCGTGGAGGGCAACACCACCTTTTATGCCACACCTAACGCATCTACAGTGAGCAATTGGTCTGCGGCCACACACGATGAGTTTCGCTTTACCTTCAAATTGCCCAAAGCAATTACCCATCAACAAATGCTGCAAGGCTGCCAAGCAATGCTGGCGGATTTTCTGCACATTATGGCCCCTTTGCATGCACGCATCGGCCAATGGACGATTCAATTGCCTGCCGCCTTTGCTCCCGAATATTTGCCAAGGCTACAACGCTTTTGTCAGCTTTTTCCGCGCGATTTTCCGCTTGGCGTGGAAGTTCGCCATCCGGCCTTTTTTGCCAAAGGCGACGATGAAAAACGCCTTAACCACTGGTTAATGGAGGCAGGTATAGATCGCATTATTATGGATAGCCGTCCGGTTTTTGCCGCTGCTCCCACCAGCGATGCCGTCATTGATGCCCAGCAGAAAAAACCGCGCGTGCCTGTGCACGCGATTGCTACCGCCCATCATCCGATGATCCGTTTCATTGGTCATCCGGATCTTGAGGCAAATCTGCCCTTTTTCCAGCCTTGGCTGACAAAGCTGCCACAGTGGATAAGTGAAGAAAAACAGCCCTATGTGATGATCCATACGCCCGATAACATCTTAGCGCCCGAACTCGCGCTCAAACTCTACCAACAGTTGCAGCAAATGGTGCAATTACCTGATTTGGCAAATTTTCCAGCAAACGACAACCAACCGCAAATATCGATGTTCTAA